A stretch of the Oncorhynchus tshawytscha isolate Ot180627B unplaced genomic scaffold, Otsh_v2.0 Un_contig_5276_pilon_pilon, whole genome shotgun sequence genome encodes the following:
- the LOC121845198 gene encoding RNA-binding protein 12B-like, giving the protein MAGPIEEDMVEPSEEDMVEPSEEDMVEPSEEDMVEPSDEDMVEPGEEDMVKPGEEDMVEPGEEDMVEPGEEDMVGPIEEDMVEPGEEDMVGPIEEDMVEPGEEDMVGPIEEDMVEPSEEDMVEPGEEDMVEPGEEDMVEPGEEDMVELDEEDMVEPGEEDMVEPGEEDMVEPGEEDMVEPGEEDMVEPGEEDMVEPGEEDMVEPGEEDMVEPGEEDMVEPGEEDMVEPGEEDMVEPGEEDMAEPGEEDMAEPGEEDMAEPGEEDMAEPIEEDMAEPGEEDMAEPGEEDMAEPGEEDMVEPGEEDMVEPGEEDMVEPGEEDMAEPGEEDMAEPGEEDMAEPIEEDMAEPGEEDMAEPGEEDMAEPGEEDMAEPGEEDMAEPGEEDMAEPGEEDMAEPGEEDMAEPGEEDMAEPGEEDMAEPGEEDMAEPGEEDMAEPGEEDMVEPGEEDMVQPGEEDMVEPGEEDMVEPGEEDMVEPGEEDMVEPGEEDMVEPGEEDMVEPGEEDMVEPGEVDKLTNCPAQSLRLLLLVQ; this is encoded by the coding sequence ATGGCGGGACCTATTGAGGAAGACATGGTGGAACCTAGTGAGGAAGACATGGTGGAACCTAGTGAGGAAGACATGGTGGAACCTAGTGAGGAAGACATGGTGGAACCTAGTGATGAAGACATGGTGGAACCTGGTGAGGAAGACATGGTGAAACCTGGTGAGGAAGACATGGTGGAACCTGGTGAGGAAGACATGGTGGAACCTGGTGAGGAAGACATGGTGGGACCTATTGAGGAAGACATGGTGGAACCTGGTGAGGAAGACATGGTGGGACCTATTGAGGAAGACATGGTGGAACCTGGTGAGGAAGACATGGTGGGACCTATTGAGGAAGACATGGTGGAACCTAGTGAGGAAGACATGGTGGAACCTGGTGAGGAAGACATGGTGGAACCTGGTGAGGAAGACATGGTGGAACCTGGTGAGGAAGACATGGTGGAACTTGATGAGGAAGACATGGTGGAACCTGGTGAGGAAGACATGGTGGAACCTGGTGAGGAAGACATGGTGGAACCTGGTGAGGAAGACATGGTGGAACCTGGTGAGGAAGACATGGTGGAACCTGGTGAGGAAGACATGGTGGAACCTGGTGAGGAAGACATGGTGGAACCTGGTGAGGAAGACATGGTGGAACCTGGTGAGGAAGACATGGTGGAACCTGGTGAGGAAGACATGGTGGAACCTGGTGAGGAAGACATGGTGGAACCTGGTGAGGAAGACATGGCGGAACCTGGTGAGGAAGACATGGCGGAACCTGGTGAGGAAGACATGGCGGAACCTGGTGAGGAAGACATGGCGGAACCTATTGAGGAAGACATGGCGGAACCTGGTGAGGAAGACATGGCGGAACCTGGTGAGGAAGACATGGCGGAACCTGGTGAGGAAGACATGGTGGAACCTGGTGAGGAAGACATGGTGGAACCTGGTGAGGAAGACATGGTGGAACCTGGTGAGGAAGACATGGCGGAACCTGGTGAGGAAGACATGGCGGAACCTGGTGAGGAAGACATGGCGGAACCTATTGAGGAAGACATGGCGGAACCTGGTGAGGAAGACATGGCGGAACCTGGTGAGGAAGACATGGCGGAACCTGGTGAGGAAGACATGGCGGAACCTGGTGAGGAAGACATGGCGGAACCTGGTGAGGAAGACATGGCGGAACCTGGTGAGGAAGACATGGCGGAACCTGGTGAGGAAGACATGGCGGAACCTGGTGAGGAAGACATGGCGGAACCTGGTGAGGAAGACATGGCGGAACCTGGTGAGGAAGACATGGCGGAACCTGGTGAGGAAGACATGGCGGAACCTGGTGAGGAAGACATGGTGGAACCTGGTGAGGAAGACATGGTGCAACCTGGTGAGGAAGACATGGTGGAACCTGGTGAGGAAGACATGGTGGAACCTGGTGAGGAAGACATGGTGGAACCTGGTGAGGAAGACATGGTGGAACCTGGTGAGGAAGACATGGTGGAACCTGGTGAGGAAGACATGGTGGAACCTGGTGAGGAAGACATGGTGGAACCTGGTGAGGTGGATAAACTGACAAACTGCCCTGCCCAGTCCTTACGTCTGCTGCTGTTAGTCCAGTGA